The following proteins are co-located in the Halodesulfovibrio marinisediminis DSM 17456 genome:
- a CDS encoding ABC transporter substrate-binding protein, with amino-acid sequence MLRTTRVLIAALGLVLMFGTGAFAEKTYINGIDANYPPFAYVDKNGEPAGFDVDSLNWIAKKLGFKVVHKPMEWSTIVQSVLSKKIDMVYSGMSITPERAEKVNFSDPYYTVASVYAAKKGSGLTVDKIQHDKVRLGVQSGTPQVEWLKEHMGKEGWNFTMKYYDSAPLAFQDVMNGRIQAVAMDAAPVNDAIARGLPLAVIDTFGDHDDFGVAINKDNAELLELINKGIKMLKADPYWEVLKEKHLKGHDH; translated from the coding sequence ATGCTTAGAACAACACGTGTGCTTATCGCAGCACTGGGTCTGGTTTTGATGTTCGGCACAGGAGCGTTTGCAGAAAAAACATACATTAACGGTATTGATGCAAACTACCCTCCTTTTGCTTATGTTGACAAAAATGGCGAACCAGCCGGCTTTGACGTAGATTCCTTGAACTGGATTGCTAAGAAGCTTGGCTTCAAGGTTGTTCATAAGCCTATGGAATGGTCAACTATCGTACAGAGCGTTCTCTCCAAAAAAATTGATATGGTTTACTCCGGTATGTCCATTACTCCTGAACGCGCTGAAAAAGTGAATTTTTCTGATCCGTACTACACCGTTGCAAGTGTCTACGCTGCTAAAAAAGGTTCCGGCCTTACTGTAGACAAAATACAGCACGATAAAGTACGTCTCGGTGTGCAGTCCGGTACTCCGCAGGTTGAGTGGCTTAAAGAGCACATGGGCAAAGAAGGCTGGAACTTCACTATGAAGTACTATGATTCTGCTCCGCTTGCATTCCAGGATGTTATGAACGGTCGTATTCAGGCTGTAGCTATGGACGCTGCTCCTGTTAATGATGCTATCGCTCGTGGACTGCCATTGGCTGTAATTGATACGTTCGGTGATCATGATGACTTCGGTGTTGCTATTAATAAAGACAACGCTGAACTTCTTGAGCTCATCAACAAGGGTATCAAAATGCTGAAAGCTGACCCTTACTGGGAAGTTCTCAAAGAAAAGCATCTTAAAGGTCACGACCACTAA
- a CDS encoding ATP-binding protein → MNNYSIRNRLLTGMFLLLMVALIPPFYYFDSSLRTDILRDAQSRAVTYLNTVAWTTHENTFSSIQEFDAWLKELSQQLNVRVTYIVEGTVVADTNVPYSELPKLPSHADRPEILAALEGKTGVEVRYSTTIHKDLIYAAQSEKAHGIIPAGVLRVAIPASSASERLNRLEAGMMWVFIFTTFGTVLFGYLVTRPFLISIRRLASAAQSIGLGQYQRRIRTYPGTEFEPLVTAINDMAQNIEMHLRMVVDQKKRLEAVFDGMTEGVMVLDERGRIHSCNTALTKMLSCVDGCEGKTVIEATMQPDLQQTVDDILGSPIPKNASLVLELPDCVFLAVNLVPFRDRQEARKMVLVFHDVSEREQLERVRRDFVANVSHELKTPLTSIKGYAETLIDAPATPRTTAVKFLETILRNADHMTKMVNSLLVLARSQYNKDSSQLTVVDGGRVIEQTVRDMMPAAYEKNITLTYQLEKENIFVVGDSDGLTEVLRNLIDNAIKYSPCGSTVSVGLHLRGGLASFSVRDEGAGIPAESQSRIFERFFRLENEEAPLAKDGSAGLGLAICRRIIRSYGGDIWVESPINSDTNTGAAFIFTLKKTERG, encoded by the coding sequence ATGAACAACTATTCCATCCGTAACAGACTCTTAACGGGGATGTTTCTGCTGCTAATGGTAGCACTCATTCCGCCGTTTTATTATTTTGATTCATCATTACGTACGGATATCTTGCGTGATGCCCAAAGTAGAGCCGTCACTTATTTGAATACTGTTGCCTGGACGACGCATGAGAATACGTTTTCTAGCATACAGGAATTTGATGCTTGGCTAAAGGAATTATCTCAACAGCTAAATGTTCGTGTAACGTATATCGTGGAAGGTACGGTGGTGGCTGATACCAACGTTCCTTATTCAGAGTTGCCTAAGCTTCCTTCTCATGCTGACAGACCGGAGATACTCGCAGCCCTTGAGGGGAAAACCGGTGTAGAAGTCAGGTATTCTACTACTATCCATAAAGATTTGATTTATGCCGCGCAGAGCGAAAAGGCGCACGGAATTATTCCTGCCGGAGTCTTGCGTGTCGCTATCCCTGCATCTTCAGCAAGCGAGCGTTTGAACAGACTTGAAGCTGGTATGATGTGGGTGTTTATTTTTACAACCTTTGGCACGGTACTGTTTGGTTACCTTGTTACGAGACCATTCCTTATTTCAATCCGTAGACTGGCCAGTGCGGCACAATCAATTGGGCTGGGTCAGTACCAGCGTCGAATTCGCACCTATCCCGGAACAGAGTTTGAGCCGCTTGTTACGGCAATTAATGACATGGCGCAGAATATTGAAATGCACCTCAGGATGGTTGTTGATCAGAAGAAAAGGTTGGAAGCTGTATTTGACGGCATGACTGAAGGTGTCATGGTGCTAGATGAACGCGGCCGTATTCATTCTTGCAACACCGCATTAACAAAAATGCTTAGCTGTGTAGATGGTTGTGAAGGCAAGACAGTTATTGAAGCGACAATGCAACCGGACTTACAGCAGACAGTGGATGATATTTTAGGATCTCCTATTCCGAAGAATGCAAGTCTTGTTCTTGAGTTGCCGGATTGTGTGTTTCTTGCTGTGAACCTTGTGCCGTTCCGTGATCGTCAGGAAGCTCGGAAAATGGTGCTTGTATTTCATGATGTAAGTGAAAGAGAGCAATTGGAGCGTGTGCGTCGTGACTTTGTAGCAAATGTTTCCCATGAACTAAAAACACCACTCACCAGTATTAAAGGCTACGCCGAGACCCTTATTGATGCGCCGGCTACACCGCGTACTACCGCCGTGAAGTTTTTAGAGACGATATTGCGCAATGCTGATCACATGACAAAAATGGTAAACTCTTTATTGGTATTGGCGCGTTCTCAATATAATAAAGACAGCAGTCAGCTGACAGTCGTCGATGGTGGGCGAGTAATTGAGCAGACCGTGCGTGACATGATGCCAGCTGCATATGAAAAGAATATTACGCTTACCTACCAGTTGGAAAAAGAAAATATTTTTGTTGTCGGAGATTCTGATGGACTCACCGAGGTATTACGCAATCTTATAGATAACGCTATTAAGTACAGTCCGTGTGGTTCTACAGTTTCTGTTGGATTGCATCTGCGCGGTGGACTTGCTTCATTTAGTGTACGCGATGAAGGAGCCGGTATTCCTGCCGAGAGTCAGAGCAGGATATTTGAACGTTTCTTCAGGCTTGAAAATGAGGAAGCACCTCTTGCCAAGGATGGTAGTGCCGGGTTGGGGCTTGCCATTTGTCGCAGAATCATCCGATCTTATGGTGGTGATATCTGGGTAGAGTCTCCAATTAACTCAGATACAAATACTGGTGCTGCGTTTATCTTTACTTTGAAAAAGACCGAACGCGGTTAA
- a CDS encoding inorganic phosphate transporter has product MDIYTIFLVLAVLAGFMMAFNLGANDVANSMASAVGAKAITIKQAVLIAGVLNFAGAVFLGAQVTKTISKGIINPEMITDPKVLMIGMFAALLSAGLWVLVATLTALPVSSTHSIVGSILGFGFVVGGPEVVNWGKLGFVVLSWIISPLFGAVIAGLIFSSIRKRILFRSQMLMQARKWAPFWIALTFTLVFLSFLFKTPFGKNLHLTWWDASYLAPLVTAIFWVIARSFIHKLIPKVDEESEAVEGLFRKMQVGTSCYVAVSQGANDVANAIGPVAAIYMIARDHALLTTAEVPLWLLIVGGLGITLGISVLGYKVMETVGSKITTLNNTRGFAVDFGAATTVLLASNLGMPVSTTHASVGSIVGVGVARGFGTVNFQILFKIVLYWVLTVPIAALSSIIIFQLLRWTIL; this is encoded by the coding sequence ATGGATATATATACTATTTTCCTTGTGCTGGCTGTGCTGGCCGGTTTCATGATGGCGTTCAACCTCGGTGCAAACGATGTTGCCAACTCAATGGCGTCTGCTGTTGGTGCAAAGGCCATCACAATTAAACAAGCTGTGCTTATTGCGGGTGTTCTCAACTTCGCTGGCGCAGTTTTTCTTGGTGCTCAAGTTACCAAGACAATTTCTAAGGGGATTATCAACCCAGAAATGATTACCGATCCTAAGGTGCTAATGATCGGTATGTTTGCAGCGTTACTGTCTGCAGGCCTCTGGGTTCTTGTTGCAACTCTTACCGCGCTTCCTGTTTCCTCCACACACTCTATTGTCGGATCAATTCTCGGCTTTGGCTTTGTTGTTGGCGGACCGGAAGTTGTTAACTGGGGCAAACTAGGCTTTGTTGTCCTTTCCTGGATTATTTCACCATTATTCGGTGCTGTTATCGCTGGATTAATATTTTCATCAATCCGCAAGCGAATCCTGTTCCGAAGCCAAATGCTTATGCAGGCGCGTAAGTGGGCTCCTTTCTGGATTGCACTTACATTCACGCTGGTGTTCTTATCCTTCCTGTTTAAGACACCGTTCGGCAAAAACCTGCACCTTACCTGGTGGGATGCTTCCTACCTTGCTCCTCTTGTGACCGCGATTTTCTGGGTTATTGCCAGAAGTTTTATCCATAAACTTATCCCTAAAGTTGACGAAGAGTCTGAAGCAGTTGAAGGACTGTTCCGCAAAATGCAGGTGGGCACCTCCTGTTACGTTGCAGTTTCTCAGGGCGCCAACGATGTTGCAAATGCTATCGGTCCGGTAGCTGCTATCTACATGATTGCCCGAGATCATGCCCTACTCACCACCGCAGAGGTTCCTCTGTGGCTGCTTATTGTAGGTGGTCTAGGCATCACTCTTGGTATTTCTGTTCTGGGTTATAAAGTTATGGAAACTGTTGGCAGCAAAATCACCACTCTTAACAACACACGTGGCTTTGCAGTCGACTTCGGCGCAGCAACTACAGTACTGCTTGCTTCCAACCTCGGTATGCCTGTGTCTACAACACACGCTTCTGTTGGTTCAATTGTAGGTGTTGGTGTAGCACGCGGTTTTGGTACCGTTAACTTCCAGATTTTATTCAAAATCGTCCTGTACTGGGTACTTACTGTTCCAATTGCAGCACTCAGCAGCATTATTATTTTCCAGCTGCTTAGGTGGACGATTCTTTAA